A portion of the candidate division KSB1 bacterium genome contains these proteins:
- the nadA gene encoding quinolinate synthase NadA: protein MDIMPDRYKSLDDPELTSRIRKLKQDYGQALLALAHYYQRDEIVALADFVGDSYALAKRASQQSAARYIVFCGVHFMAESARIVCDPGQRVFLPDHLAGCPLADMAEVEDVEEAWAEIGKHCDLRQVVPVTYINSKAELKAFCGRNGGTVCTSANAGGAIDWALRRGRKVFFFPDQHLGRNVGLAKGIAADQMVVWDPTKEHGGLDAAALEAAVLILWNGHCHVHTLFSPEQVMAARQKYPKALVVVHPECKPEVVAASDAAGSTSFIIKYVAEAPPGSTIVVGTEIHLVKRLAAQYTDRTVVPLGHSLCPNMYRINLRNLCWTIEELGSVNEILVPEPVRTEARIALERMLQIG from the coding sequence ATGGATATTATGCCCGATCGCTACAAGAGCTTGGACGACCCAGAGCTCACCTCGCGCATCAGGAAGCTGAAACAGGACTACGGCCAGGCGCTGCTCGCCCTGGCGCACTACTACCAGCGGGATGAGATTGTGGCGCTCGCCGACTTTGTCGGAGACTCTTATGCCCTGGCCAAGAGGGCTTCCCAGCAGAGCGCGGCGCGCTACATCGTGTTTTGTGGCGTGCACTTTATGGCGGAGAGCGCGCGCATTGTGTGCGACCCGGGGCAGCGCGTCTTCCTGCCGGATCATCTGGCCGGCTGTCCGTTGGCCGACATGGCCGAGGTGGAGGATGTGGAAGAGGCGTGGGCGGAGATCGGCAAGCATTGCGACCTCCGCCAGGTAGTGCCGGTGACCTACATCAACTCAAAGGCAGAACTGAAGGCCTTTTGTGGCCGCAATGGGGGGACGGTCTGCACCTCGGCAAACGCCGGAGGGGCCATCGACTGGGCGCTCCGCCGGGGCCGCAAAGTCTTTTTCTTTCCGGACCAACATCTCGGCAGGAACGTGGGGCTGGCCAAAGGTATAGCTGCTGACCAGATGGTCGTGTGGGACCCGACCAAGGAGCATGGCGGCCTTGATGCAGCGGCACTCGAGGCGGCAGTGCTCATCCTGTGGAACGGGCACTGCCATGTGCACACCTTGTTCAGTCCAGAGCAAGTAATGGCGGCCAGGCAAAAATACCCCAAGGCGCTGGTCGTCGTACATCCCGAGTGCAAACCTGAGGTGGTGGCTGCCTCCGATGCTGCCGGCTCGACCTCCTTCATCATCAAGTACGTGGCGGAGGCGCCGCCCGGCAGCACGATTGTCGTGGGCACCGAGATCCACCTCGTGAAGCGGCTGGCTGCGCAATACACCGACCGTACGGTGGTCCCCCTGGGCCATTCTCTCTGCCCGAACATGTACCGCATCAACCTGCGCAACTTGTGCTGGACCATAGAAGAGTTGGGGAGCGTAAACGAGATTCTGGTGCCAGAGCCGGTGCGCACTGAGGCCAGAATCGCGCTGGAAAGGATGTTGCAGATTGGCTGA
- the tatC gene encoding twin-arginine translocase subunit TatC: MRDEKRMPFLDHLEELRWRLIKCLVAVAVASLLCYAVAGKLMSFLTRPYPKQLVFLSPAEGFMVTLKVSLFGGLVLALPVVFYQLWQFVAPGLLEKERRYVPVVVIVSTVSFVVGAVFAYWVMNPLALRFFLGFESSTLVATIRVSEYLGFVTNMMLVFGVVFEMPLLSFFLARIGVLTPRLLRSKRPYSVVAILTVAAILTPPDVLTQILLVAPMLVLYEISIWVAAVAARRRQQSLAS, from the coding sequence GTGCGGGACGAGAAGCGCATGCCATTCCTGGACCACCTCGAGGAGTTGCGGTGGCGGCTCATCAAGTGTCTTGTTGCCGTCGCCGTGGCCAGCCTTCTCTGCTATGCGGTGGCCGGCAAGTTGATGAGCTTCCTGACCAGGCCTTACCCAAAGCAACTGGTGTTTCTCTCTCCGGCCGAAGGTTTCATGGTCACGCTCAAGGTCTCGCTGTTCGGCGGACTGGTGCTGGCTCTGCCGGTGGTCTTCTACCAGCTCTGGCAGTTTGTTGCCCCGGGGCTGCTGGAGAAGGAGCGCCGGTACGTGCCTGTGGTAGTGATTGTCTCCACGGTGTCGTTTGTCGTGGGGGCCGTGTTTGCCTACTGGGTGATGAACCCCTTGGCGCTACGTTTCTTCTTAGGCTTCGAAAGCTCCACGCTGGTGGCCACCATCCGCGTGAGCGAGTACTTGGGCTTTGTCACCAACATGATGTTGGTCTTCGGCGTCGTCTTTGAGATGCCCCTGTTGAGCTTCTTTCTGGCGCGGATCGGTGTGCTGACTCCGCGCCTCTTGCGCTCGAAGCGGCCTTACAGCGTGGTGGCCATTCTCACCGTTGCCGCCATTCTGACGCCGCCGGATGTCTTGACCCAGATTCTGCTGGTGGCGCCAATGCTGGTGCTCTACGAAATCAGCATCTGGGTGGCAGCAGTGGCAGCGCGGCGCAGGCAGCAGAGCTTAGCTTCTTGA